The window ATTGAAGTGCGCGGTAAATGCTTTTGACTGAACCTCCCATTGCTCTCTCCGATAGCATGCAGCCGGGAGACAGAGATATAAAAAGTGTGCAGTGGGGGTGGTTGTAAATCACTAGGTAGCCAGTCTTTACTTAACTCAGCCCAAGCTTGACTTAGCTCAAGCAATGCCCAAAGACTCCCATGCCTTTCTTGGTCGGACCAACCCAACCGACTATTTCCGACAAGTCTCTCTTTTTAGAACGAGAAGCGGAACtacaataatttcttttttatgatgTCGCCGACAGAAATAGGCACCTACGTAAGTAGCTTGGGACTGTGCAAATCTATCAGTACTTTGATTTTTATCCGAGCCGCATGGATTCCTGATTTAGATCAAACTAATTACCGCGAAAAGATTTCTGAGATTGGTGTCGAGACTCTCAGGGGACAACTCTCTGATAGATTCGAATTTCTACTCAAAGAGAAGGGACTTCAACACTTGCCTGAAGGCTATACAATTCCGTACGTGATGAATCAAGTCCATAACAACAACAAGACCAATGATATACCCACACTAAAGGGAATCTGGGAAAATGTGAATATCTATGGGCTTCATAGTCAATATTATCAAGAAGCGCTCGACATAATGGATGATTTGTGGGGCGCGAGAACCCACAGCCCCCTTGAGCAATTTTCCATTCTCCCATTGATTCCTATGAATATAGGAAACTTGTATTTCTCATTCACAAATCCATCTTTGTTTATGCTGCTAACTCTCAGTTTGGTCCTACTTCTGGTTCATTTTGTTACTAAAAACGGAGGAGGAAACCTAGTACCAAATGCTTGGCAATCCTTGGTAGAGTTTATTCATGATTTCGTGCCGAACCCGGTAAACGAACAAATTGGTGGTCTTTCCGGAAATGTTA of the Vitis vinifera cultivar Pinot Noir 40024 chromosome 10, ASM3070453v1 genome contains:
- the LOC132254525 gene encoding uncharacterized protein LOC116803646 translates to MMSPTEIGTYVSSLGLCKSISTLIFIRAAWIPDLDQTNYREKISEIGVETLRGQLSDRFEFLLKEKGLQHLPEGYTIPYVMNQVHNNNKTNDIPTLKGIWENVNIYGLHSQYYQEALDIMDDLWGARTHSPLEQFSILPLIPMNIGNLYFSFTNPSLFMLLTLSLVLLLVHFVTKNGGGNLVPNAWQSLVEFIHDFVPNPVNEQIGGLSGNVKQKFFPRISVTFTFSLFRNPQGMIPYSFTVTSHFLITLGLSFSIFIGITIVGFQRNGLHFLSFSLPAGVPLPLAPFLVLLELIPHCFRALSSGIRLFANMMAGHSSVKILSGFAWTMLCMNDLLYFIGDPGPFFIVLALTGPKLGVAISQAHVSTISICIYLNDATNLHQRWFFIYN